A window of Cytobacillus sp. FSL H8-0458 genomic DNA:
GCGGTCTGATCTTTGTGGATCTTCGTGACCGCACTGGCATTGTTCAGATTGTATTCAATCCAGAAGTTTCCCCGGAAGCTCTTGCAGCGGCTGAAAAAATCCGCAATGAATTTGTACTTGATATAGAGGGAGAAGTAATTGCGCGTGAAGAAGGCACTATTAATGAGAACTTGAAAACAGGGCGCATTGAGATTAGAGCAGAAAAAGTGACGATCATCAATGAAGCAAAAACACCTCCTTTTGTCATCGATGATAAAACGGATGTTTCCGAAGATGTTCGCTTAAAATACCGCTATCTGGATTTGAGACGCCCAGTTATGTTTGAAACTTTTAAAATGCGTCATCAAGTCACAAAAGCAATGAGGGAATTTCTTGACAGTGAAGGGTTTCTTGATGTAGAAACACCGATCTTAACGAAGAGCACCCCGGAAGGAGCCCGTGATTATTTAGTTCCAAGCCGTGTGCATCCGGGTGAGTTCTATGCTCTTCCACAATCCCCTCAAATTTTTAAGCAGTTATTAATGGTAGGCGGATTTGAACGATATTACCAAATTGCCCGATGCTTCCGTGATGAAGACCTGCGGGCAGACCGCCAGCCTGAATTTACTCAGGTCGACATTGAAATGAGTTTTATGAGCCAGGAAGAAATCATCGGCCTGATGGAAAACATGATGGAAAAGGTCATGAAAGAAGTAAAAGGCCATGAAGTCCAGCTTCCATTCCCTCGCATGACCTATCAGGAGGCCATGGACCGCTTTGGTTCAGATAAGCCGGATACACGCTTTGGGATGGAATTAACGGATCTGTCGGAAATAGTGAAAGAATCAAGCTTCAAGGTGTTTGCCGGAGCAGTAGCTGCCGAAGGTCAGGTTAAGGCCATTAATGTGAAAAATGGTGCAGGAAAGTATTCACGAAAAGATATTGATGCCCTAACAGAGTTTGCAGCTGTTTATGGTGCAAAAGGGCTTGCGTGGTTAAAAGCTGAAGATGACGGATTAAAAGGCCCGATTGCCAAGTTTGTGACTGAGGACGAGCAAAAATCATTCTATTCCGCTTTATCGGTAGAACCAGGAGACTTGCTCCTCTTTGTTGCTGATAAGAAGAATGTTGTCGCTGATGCACTTGGCGCTCTGCGATTAAAGCTTGGAAAAGAGCTGGAGCTGATCGAT
This region includes:
- the aspS gene encoding aspartate--tRNA ligase, which produces MFGRTYFCGEVTEKAIGEKVSLKGWVQKRRDLGGLIFVDLRDRTGIVQIVFNPEVSPEALAAAEKIRNEFVLDIEGEVIAREEGTINENLKTGRIEIRAEKVTIINEAKTPPFVIDDKTDVSEDVRLKYRYLDLRRPVMFETFKMRHQVTKAMREFLDSEGFLDVETPILTKSTPEGARDYLVPSRVHPGEFYALPQSPQIFKQLLMVGGFERYYQIARCFRDEDLRADRQPEFTQVDIEMSFMSQEEIIGLMENMMEKVMKEVKGHEVQLPFPRMTYQEAMDRFGSDKPDTRFGMELTDLSEIVKESSFKVFAGAVAAEGQVKAINVKNGAGKYSRKDIDALTEFAAVYGAKGLAWLKAEDDGLKGPIAKFVTEDEQKSFYSALSVEPGDLLLFVADKKNVVADALGALRLKLGKELELIDHSKFNFLWVTDWPLLEYDEEEGRYYAAHHPFTMPAREDLDLLDKDPAQVRAQAYDLVLNGYELGGGSLRIFERDVQEKMFSVLGFSKEEAVEQFGFLLEAFEYGTPPHGGIALGLDRLVMLLAGRTNLRDTIAFPKTASASCVLTEAPGEVSQSQLNDLHLALNLKKSE